A stretch of the Erinaceus europaeus chromosome 1, mEriEur2.1, whole genome shotgun sequence genome encodes the following:
- the ZSWIM8 gene encoding zinc finger SWIM domain-containing protein 8 isoform X5, whose translation MELMFAEWEDGERFSFEDSDRFEEDSLCSFISEAESLCQNWRGWRKQSAGPNSPTGGGGGGGSGGARMRDGLVIPLVELSAKQVAFHIPFEVVEKVYPPVPEQLQLRIAFWSFPENEEDIRLYSCLANGSADEFQRGDQLFRMRAVKDPLQIGFHLSATVVPPQMVPPQGAYNVAVMFDRCRVTSCSCTCGDGAKWCTHVVALCLFRIHNASAVCLRAPVSESLSRLQRDQLQKFAQYLISELPQQILPTAQRLLDELLSSQSTAINTVCGAPDPTAGPSASDQSTWYLDESTLTDNIKKTLHKFCGPSPVVFSDVNSMYLSSTEPPAAAEWACLLRPLRGREPEGVWNLLSIVREMFKRRDSNAAPLLEILTDQCLTYEQITGWWYSVRTSASHSSASGHTGRSNGQSEVAAHACASMCDEMVTLWRLAVLDPALSPQRRKELCTQLRQWQLKVIENVKRGQHKKTLERLFPGFRPAVEACYFNWEEAYPLPGVTYSGTDRKLALCWARALPPRPGASRSGGLEESRERSRPLPSEPAVRPKEPGGKRKGLGEGLPSSQRGSRRLSAEGGDKAFHKMGPGGGKTKVLGGAGSGGKGSAGSGSKRRLSSEDSSLEPDLAELSLDDSSLALGAEASTFGRFPESPPPCPPPGGSRGPSTFLPEPPDTYEEDGGVYFSEGPEPPTVSAGPPGLLPGEVHTRDDLPSTDESGSGLPKTKEVAPAVGEEDDDYQAYYLNAQDGAGGEEEKAEGGAGEEHDLFAGLKPLEQESRMEVLFACAEALHAHGYSSEASRLTVELAQDLLANPPDLKVEPPPAKGKKNKVSTSRQTWVATNTLTKAAFLLTVLSERPEHHNLAFRVGMFALELQRPPASTKALEVKLAYQESEVAALLKKIPRGPSEMSTMRCRAEELREGTLCDYRPVLPLMLASFIFDVLCAPVVSPTGSRPPNRNWNNEMPGDEELGFEAAVAALGMKTTVSEAEHPLLCEGTRREKGDLALALMITYKDDQAKLKKILDKLLDRESQTHKPQTLSSFYSSSRPATASQRSPSKHGAPSAAGALQPLTSGSAGPTQPGSVAGAGPGPTEGFSENVPETSPHSPCEALPSEAALTPRPEGKVPSRLALGSRGGYNGRGWGSPGRPKKKHTGMASIDSSAPETTSDSSPTLSRRPLRGGWAPTSWGRGQDSDSISSSSSDSLGSSSSSGSRRASASGGARVKTVEVGRYKGRRPESHAPHVPNQPSEAAAHFYFELAKTVLIKAGGNSSTSIFTHPSSSGGHQGPHRNLHLCAFEIGLYALGLHNFVSPNWLSRTYSSHVSWITGQAMEIGSAALTILVECWDGHLTPPEVASLADRASRARDSNMVRAAAELALSCLPHAHALNPNEIQRALVQCKEQDNLMLEKACMAVEEAAKGGGVYPEVLFEVAHQWFWLYEQTAGGSSTSREGATSCSASGIRAAGEAGRGLSEGRGGPGAEPVTVAAAAAVTAAATVVPVISVGSGLYPSPALGHGHSPGLHPYTALQPHLPCSPQYLTHPAHPMPHMPRPAVFPVPSSAYPQGVHPAFLGAQYPYSVTPPSLAATAVSFPVPSMAPITVHPYHTEPGLPLPTSVALSSVHPASTFPAIQGTSLPALTTQPSPLVSGGFPPPEEETHSQPVNPHSLHHLHAAYRVGMLALEMLGRRAPNDHPNNFSRSPPYTDDVKWLLGLAAKLGDRHGDAAAAEPSSCPQPPARPGLPPTGAALPAGIHAVHPPPPDSPDPCRLRRLCECHLQCPQRLLPDTHGHDAVQRHTAEPQAQQTDQGAVAASLTRDDHLFSLSRAPPGPYTGTQACGCGSPLHRGSESWLGSCSSHGSLVAQTDSCSWAAAWDQGVPDPRNLRLGETALAGRGYWVTSGIYLAFLNI comes from the exons ATGGAGCTGATGTTCGCGGAGTGGGAGGACGGGGAGCGCTTCTCATTCGAAGATTCGGATCGCTTCGAAGAGGACTCGCTCTGTTCCTTCATCTCGGAGGCCGAGAGCCTCTGCCAGAACTGGCGGGGATGGCGCAAACAGTCAGCGGGGCCCAATTCCCCCACTGGCGGCGGTGGCGGGGGTGGCAGCGGCGGCGCCCGAATGCGAG ATGGATTGGTGATCCCACTGGTGGAACTGTCCGCAAAGCAGGTGGCATTTCATATTCCATTTGAAGTGGTGGAAAAAGTTTACCCACCAGTTCCTGAGCAGCTGCAGCTCCGAATTGCTTTTTGGAGCTTTCCTGAGAATGAAGAAGATATTCG GTTATATTCCTGCCTGGCTAATGGCAGTGCAGATGAGTTTCAGCGAGGGGACCAGCTATTCCGCATGAGAGCTGTGAAAGATCCACTGCAAATAG GGTTCCACCTGAGTGCTACAGTGGTGCCACCTCAGATGGTCCCCCCTCAAGGGGCCTACAACGTGGCTGTGATGTTTGATCGCTGCCGGGTCACTTCCTGCAGCTGCACCTGTGGGGATGGGGCCAAATGGTGCACCCACGTCGTGGCACTCTGTCTCTTCCGCATCCACAAC GCTTCAGCAGTCTGCCTTCGAGCCCCAGTCTCAGAATCCTTGTCTCGGCTACAGAGGGACCAGCTACAAAAGTTTGCTCAGTACCTCATCAGTGAACTCCCTCAGCAG ATTCTTCCCACAGCCCAGCGTCTCCTGGATGAACTTCTCTCCTCCCAGTCAACAGCCATCAATACAGTGTGTGGAGCACCAG ACCCCACAGCAGGACCCTCAGCCTCCGACCAGAGTACTTGGTATTTGGATGAATCAACACTGACTGACAATATCAAGAAGACACTGCACAAGTTCTGTGGCCCTTCCCCTGTTGTCTTCAG TGACGTGAATTCCATGTATCTGTCTTCCACGGAACCCCCAGCTGCTGCTGAATGGGCTTGTCTGCTGCGTCCCCTGAGGGGCCGTGAGCCAGAAGGTGTCTGGAACCTGCTTAGCATTGTGCGGGAGATGTTCAAGCGAAGAGACAGCAATGCAGCCCCCTTGTTGGAAATCCTTACAGACCAGTGCCTCACCTATGAACAG ATAACAGGTTGGTGGTACAGTGTGCGCACCTCAGCTTCCCACAGCAGTGCCAGTGGACACACAGGCCGTAGCAATGGACAGTCAGAGGTGGCAGCCCATGCATGTGCCAGCATGTGTGATGAGATGGTCACACTGTGGAGACTGGCTGTACTGGACCCTGCACTCAGCCCCCAGCG CCGCAAGGAACTGTGTACACAACTACGCCAGTGGCAGCTGAAGGTGATTGAGAATGTGAAGCGGGGACAGCATAAGAAGACTCTGGAGCGACTCTTCCCTGGTTTCAGACCTGCAGTGGAGGCTTGCTACTTCAACTGGGAAGAAGCCTATCCACTTCCTGGTGTCACCTACAGTGGCACTGACCGGAAGCTGGCACTGTGCTGGGCCCGAGCCCTCCCTCCTCGACCAGGTGCCTCTCGATCTGGGGGCCTTGAGGAATCCCGGGAGCGGTCCCGACCTCTTCCTTCTGAGCCAGCTGTGCGGCCCAAGGAGCCAGGTGGCAAGCGCAAGGGGTTGGGTGAGGGGCTTCCCTCATCACAACGGGGTTCCCGGCGCCTCTCAgctgaggggggagataaagctTTCCATAAGATGGGCCCAGGTGGGGGTAAAACCAAGGTACTTGGTGGGGCTGGCAGTGGGGGCAAAGGCTCAGCAGGAAGCGGGAGCAAACGACGACTGAGCAGTGAGGACAGTTCCTTGGAGCCAGATCTGGCCGAACTGAGCCTGGACGACAGCAGCCTAGCCCTGGGTGCAGAAGCTAGCACCTTTGGCAGATTCCCTGAGAGCCCACCACCTTGCCCTCCTCCTGGTGGCTCCCGTGGCCCTTCTACCTTTCTCCCTGAACCCCCAGATACTTATGAAGAAGATGGTGGTGTGTACTTCTCAGAAGGGCCTGAACCTCCCACAGTCTCTGCAGGTCCCCCTGGCCTACTtcctggggaggtccatacccgGGATGACCTCCCTTCCACAGATGAAAGTGGCAGTGGGCTTCCCAAAACAAAAGAGGTGGCCCCTGCGGTTGGAGAGGAAGATGATGACTATCAGGCTTATTATCTGAATGCCCAGGATGGAGCTGGGGGCGAGGAAGAGAAGGCTGAGGGAGGGGCTGGAGAGGAGCATGACCTATTTGCTGGCTTGAAGCCGCTGGAACAGGAGAGCCGTATGGAG GTGTTATTTGCCTGTGCTGAGGCCCTTCATGCACATGGCTATAGTAGTGAGGCCTCCCGCCTCACCGTGGAACTCGCCCAGGACCTGCTAGCCAACCCACCCGACCTCAAGGTAGAGCCGCCCCCTGCCAAG GGCAAGAAGAACAAGGTATCCACAAGCCGTCAGACCTGGGTGGCTACCAACACCTTAACCAAGGCAGCCTTCCTGTTGACAGTGCTAAGTGAACGCCCAgagcaccacaacctggccttcCGAGTTGGCATGTTTGCCCTGGAGCTGCAGAGGCCCCCAGCTTCTACTAAGGCCCTAGAG GTGAAGCTGGCATACCAGGAATCTGAGGTGGCTGCCCTGCTCAAGAAGATTCCTCGAGGTCCTAGTGAGATGAGTACCATGCGGTGCCGGGCAGAAGAGCTTCGTGAGGGGACACTGTGTGACTATCGGCCTGTGTTACCCCTCATGCTGGCCAGTTTCATCTTTGATGTTCTGTGTGCTCCAG TGGTTTCTCCTACGGGTTCCCGGCCTCCAAATCGCAACTGGAACAATGAGATGCCTGGGGATGAAGAACTAGGATTTGAAGCAGCAGTTGCTGCCTTGG GCATGAAGACGACAGTGAGTGAAGCAGAGCATCCCCTTCTTTGTGAAGGTACACGTCGGGAGAAGGGTGACCTGGCATTGGCATTAATGATCACTTACAAGGATGACCAGGCCAAGCTCAAAAAA ATCTTAGACAAACTCTTGGACCGTGAAAGCCAGACTCACAAGCCACAGACACTGAGTTCGTTCTATTCATCCAGCCGTCCAGCCACAGCCAGCCAGAGGTCTCCTTCAAAGCATGGGGCTCCATCTGCTGCAGGGGCCCTGCAGCCACTGACTTCAGGCTCTGCAGGGCCCACTCAGCCAGGAAGTGTGGCAGGGGCTGGGCCAGGCCCCACTGAGGGCTTCTCAGAGAATGTACCTG AGACTTCCCCACATTCCCCTTGTGAAGCTCTGCCTTCTGAGGCAGCTTTGACCCCAAGGCCAGAAGGGAAGGTCCCTAGCCGCCTGGCACTGGGCAGTCGTGGAGGCTATAATGGAAGGGGTTGGGGCTCCCCTGGGCGGCCAAAGAAGAAGCACACAG GTATGGCCAGCATTGACAGCAGTGCCCCTGAAACTACATCGGATAGTTCCCCCACCTTAAGCCGGAGGCCACTTCGAGGGGGCTGGGCCCCCACCTCGTGGGGTCGAGGACAAGACAGCGACAGCATTAGCAGCTCTTCCTCAGACTCCCTAGGCTCCTCATCCTCCAGTGGAAGTCGCCGGGCCAGTGCCAGTGGAGGGGCCCGAGTGAAAACAGTTGAAGTTGGCAG GTACAAGGGCCGCCGTCCTGAGAGTCATGCTCCCCATGTACCCAATCAGCCATCAGAGGCGGCTGCACACTTCTACTTCGAGCTGGCGAAGACCGTGCTGATCAAGGCAGGGGGCAACAGCAGCACTTCCATTTTCACACACCCTTCTTCCTCAGGGGGCCACCAGGGTCCTCACCGCAACCTGCACCTTTGCGCCTTTGAGATTGGGCTTTATGCCCTTGGCCTGCACAACTTTGTTTCTCCCAACTGGCTCTCACGTACCTATTCTTCCCATGTTTCCTGGATTACAG GCCAAGCAATGGAGATTGGCAGTGCAGCCCTGACTATACTGGTAGAATGCTGGGATGGGCACCTGACGCCCCCTGAGGTTGCTTCCCTAGCTGACAGAGCATCACGGGCACGGGACTCCAATATGGTGAGGGCAGCAGCAGAACTAGCCCTAAGCTGCCTGCCTCACGCCCATGCATTGAACCCGAATGAGATCCAGCGGGCACTGGTACAGTGCAAGGAGCAG GATAACCTGATGTTGGAGAAAGCCTGCATGGCTGTGGAAGAGGCTGCGAAGGGTGGGGGTGTATACCCCGAAGTGTTATTTGAGGTTGCTCATCAGTGGTTCTGGCTGTATGAGCAAACAGCAGGTGGCTCTTCAACATCCCGTGAAGGGGCTACAAGCTGTAGTGCCAGTGGGATCAGAGCAGCTGGGGAGGCTGGACGGGGACTGTCTGAGGGGAGAGGGGGCCCAGGAGCCGAGCCAGTTACagtggcggcggcggcagcagtGACAGCAGCAGCCACAGTGGTGCCAGTCATCTCAGTGGGTTCCGGTTTATATCCGAGTCCAGCACTGGGGCATGGTCATTCCCCTGGCCTACACCCCTACACTGCTCTACAGCCCCACCTACCCTGCAGCCCTCAGTACCTCACCCACCCAGCTCACCCTATGCCTCATATGCCCCGGCCTGCTGTCTTCCCTGTGCCCAGCTCTGCATACCCACAG GGTGTGCATCCTGCATTCCTGGGGGCTCAGTACCCTTACTCAGTGACTCCCCCCTCACTTGCTGCCACTGCTGTGTCTTTCCCCGTCCCTTCTATGGCACCCATCACAGTACATCCCTACCACACAGAGCCAGGGCTTCCACTGCCCACCAGTGTGGCCT TGAGCAGTGTTCACCCAGCATCCACATTTCCAGCCATTCAGGGTACCTCACTGCCTGCCCTGACCACACAGCCTAGCCCTCTGGTGAGCGGgggtttcccaccaccagaggaagAAACCCACAGCCAGCCTGTCAACCCTCATAGCCTACACCACCTGCACGCTGCCTACCGAGTTG GAATGCTGGCACTGGAGATGCTGGGTCGTCGGGCACCCAATGATCACCCCAACAACTTCTCCCGTTCTCCCCCCTACACTGATGATGTCAAATGGTTGCTGGGACTGGCAGCAAAGCTGG GAGATCGTCATGGAGACGCTGCAGCGGCTGAGCCCAGCTCATGCCCACAACCACCTGCGCGCCCCGGCCTTCCACCAACTGGTGCAGCGCTGCCAGCAGGCATACATGCAG TACATCCACCACCGCCTGATTCACCTGACCCCTGCAGACTACGACGACTTTGTGAATGCCATCTGCAGTGCCCGCAGCGCCTTCTGCCTGACACCCATGGGCATGATGCAGTTCAACGACATACTGCAGAACCTCAAGCGCAGCAAACAGACCAAGGAGCTGTGGCGGCGAGTCTCACTCGAGATGACCACCTTTTCTCCCTGAGTCGGGCTCCCCCGGGGCCCTATACAGGGACACAGGCCTGTGGCTGTGGGAGCCCCTTACACAGAGGAAGTGAATCTTGGCTGGGCAGCTGCTCCTCACACGGGTCCCTGGTAGCCCAGACTGACAGCTGCTCTTGGGCTGCAGCTTGGGATCAAGGTGTTCCAGACCCTAGAAACTTAAGGCTGGGGGAGACAGCCCTGGCTGGGAGAGGGTATTGGGTGACCTCTGGTATTTATTTGGCATTTCTaaatatataa
- the ZSWIM8 gene encoding zinc finger SWIM domain-containing protein 8 isoform X3: MELMFAEWEDGERFSFEDSDRFEEDSLCSFISEAESLCQNWRGWRKQSAGPNSPTGGGGGGGSGGARMRDGLVIPLVELSAKQVAFHIPFEVVEKVYPPVPEQLQLRIAFWSFPENEEDIRLYSCLANGSADEFQRGDQLFRMRAVKDPLQIGFHLSATVVPPQMVPPQGAYNVAVMFDRCRVTSCSCTCGDGAKWCTHVVALCLFRIHNASAVCLRAPVSESLSRLQRDQLQKFAQYLISELPQQILPTAQRLLDELLSSQSTAINTVCGAPDPTAGPSASDQSTWYLDESTLTDNIKKTLHKFCGPSPVVFSDVNSMYLSSTEPPAAAEWACLLRPLRGREPEGVWNLLSIVREMFKRRDSNAAPLLEILTDQCLTYEQITGWWYSVRTSASHSSASGHTGRSNGQSEVAAHACASMCDEMVTLWRLAVLDPALSPQRRKELCTQLRQWQLKVIENVKRGQHKKTLERLFPGFRPAVEACYFNWEEAYPLPGVTYSGTDRKLALCWARALPPRPGASRSGGLEESRERSRPLPSEPAVRPKEPGGKRKGLGEGLPSSQRGSRRLSAEGGDKAFHKMGPGGGKTKVLGGAGSGGKGSAGSGSKRRLSSEDSSLEPDLAELSLDDSSLALGAEASTFGRFPESPPPCPPPGGSRGPSTFLPEPPDTYEEDGGVYFSEGPEPPTVSAGPPGLLPGEVHTRDDLPSTDESGSGLPKTKEVAPAVGEEDDDYQAYYLNAQDGAGGEEEKAEGGAGEEHDLFAGLKPLEQESRMEVLFACAEALHAHGYSSEASRLTVELAQDLLANPPDLKVEPPPAKGKKNKVSTSRQTWVATNTLTKAAFLLTVLSERPEHHNLAFRVGMFALELQRPPASTKALEVKLAYQESEVAALLKKIPRGPSEMSTMRCRAEELREGTLCDYRPVLPLMLASFIFDVLCAPVVSPTGSRPPNRNWNNEMPGDEELGFEAAVAALGMKTTVSEAEHPLLCEGTRREKGDLALALMITYKDDQAKLKKILDKLLDRESQTHKPQTLSSFYSSSRPATASQRSPSKHGAPSAAGALQPLTSGSAGPTQPGSVAGAGPGPTEGFSENVPETSPHSPCEALPSEAALTPRPEGKVPSRLALGSRGGYNGRGWGSPGRPKKKHTGMASIDSSAPETTSDSSPTLSRRPLRGGWAPTSWGRGQDSDSISSSSSDSLGSSSSSGSRRASASGGARVKTVEVGRYKGRRPESHAPHVPNQPSEAAAHFYFELAKTVLIKAGGNSSTSIFTHPSSSGGHQGPHRNLHLCAFEIGLYALGLHNFVSPNWLSRTYSSHVSWITGQAMEIGSAALTILVECWDGHLTPPEVASLADRASRARDSNMVRAAAELALSCLPHAHALNPNEIQRALVQCKEQDNLMLEKACMAVEEAAKGGGVYPEVLFEVAHQWFWLYEQTAGGSSTSREGATSCSASGIRAAGEAGRGLSEGRGGPGAEPVTVAAAAAVTAAATVVPVISVGSGLYPSPALGHGHSPGLHPYTALQPHLPCSPQYLTHPAHPMPHMPRPAVFPVPSSAYPQGVHPAFLGAQYPYSVTPPSLAATAVSFPVPSMAPITVHPYHTEPGLPLPTSVALSSVHPASTFPAIQGTSLPALTTQPSPLVSGGFPPPEEETHSQPVNPHSLHHLHAAYRVGMLALEMLGRRAPNDHPNNFSRSPPYTDDVKWLLGLAAKLGVNYVHQFCVGAAKGVLSPFVLQEIVMETLQRLSPAHAHNHLRAPAFHQLVQRCQQAYMQYIHHRLIHLTPADYDDFVNAICSARSAFCLTPMGMMQFNDILQNLKRSKQTKELWRRVSLEMTTFSP, encoded by the exons ATGGAGCTGATGTTCGCGGAGTGGGAGGACGGGGAGCGCTTCTCATTCGAAGATTCGGATCGCTTCGAAGAGGACTCGCTCTGTTCCTTCATCTCGGAGGCCGAGAGCCTCTGCCAGAACTGGCGGGGATGGCGCAAACAGTCAGCGGGGCCCAATTCCCCCACTGGCGGCGGTGGCGGGGGTGGCAGCGGCGGCGCCCGAATGCGAG ATGGATTGGTGATCCCACTGGTGGAACTGTCCGCAAAGCAGGTGGCATTTCATATTCCATTTGAAGTGGTGGAAAAAGTTTACCCACCAGTTCCTGAGCAGCTGCAGCTCCGAATTGCTTTTTGGAGCTTTCCTGAGAATGAAGAAGATATTCG GTTATATTCCTGCCTGGCTAATGGCAGTGCAGATGAGTTTCAGCGAGGGGACCAGCTATTCCGCATGAGAGCTGTGAAAGATCCACTGCAAATAG GGTTCCACCTGAGTGCTACAGTGGTGCCACCTCAGATGGTCCCCCCTCAAGGGGCCTACAACGTGGCTGTGATGTTTGATCGCTGCCGGGTCACTTCCTGCAGCTGCACCTGTGGGGATGGGGCCAAATGGTGCACCCACGTCGTGGCACTCTGTCTCTTCCGCATCCACAAC GCTTCAGCAGTCTGCCTTCGAGCCCCAGTCTCAGAATCCTTGTCTCGGCTACAGAGGGACCAGCTACAAAAGTTTGCTCAGTACCTCATCAGTGAACTCCCTCAGCAG ATTCTTCCCACAGCCCAGCGTCTCCTGGATGAACTTCTCTCCTCCCAGTCAACAGCCATCAATACAGTGTGTGGAGCACCAG ACCCCACAGCAGGACCCTCAGCCTCCGACCAGAGTACTTGGTATTTGGATGAATCAACACTGACTGACAATATCAAGAAGACACTGCACAAGTTCTGTGGCCCTTCCCCTGTTGTCTTCAG TGACGTGAATTCCATGTATCTGTCTTCCACGGAACCCCCAGCTGCTGCTGAATGGGCTTGTCTGCTGCGTCCCCTGAGGGGCCGTGAGCCAGAAGGTGTCTGGAACCTGCTTAGCATTGTGCGGGAGATGTTCAAGCGAAGAGACAGCAATGCAGCCCCCTTGTTGGAAATCCTTACAGACCAGTGCCTCACCTATGAACAG ATAACAGGTTGGTGGTACAGTGTGCGCACCTCAGCTTCCCACAGCAGTGCCAGTGGACACACAGGCCGTAGCAATGGACAGTCAGAGGTGGCAGCCCATGCATGTGCCAGCATGTGTGATGAGATGGTCACACTGTGGAGACTGGCTGTACTGGACCCTGCACTCAGCCCCCAGCG CCGCAAGGAACTGTGTACACAACTACGCCAGTGGCAGCTGAAGGTGATTGAGAATGTGAAGCGGGGACAGCATAAGAAGACTCTGGAGCGACTCTTCCCTGGTTTCAGACCTGCAGTGGAGGCTTGCTACTTCAACTGGGAAGAAGCCTATCCACTTCCTGGTGTCACCTACAGTGGCACTGACCGGAAGCTGGCACTGTGCTGGGCCCGAGCCCTCCCTCCTCGACCAGGTGCCTCTCGATCTGGGGGCCTTGAGGAATCCCGGGAGCGGTCCCGACCTCTTCCTTCTGAGCCAGCTGTGCGGCCCAAGGAGCCAGGTGGCAAGCGCAAGGGGTTGGGTGAGGGGCTTCCCTCATCACAACGGGGTTCCCGGCGCCTCTCAgctgaggggggagataaagctTTCCATAAGATGGGCCCAGGTGGGGGTAAAACCAAGGTACTTGGTGGGGCTGGCAGTGGGGGCAAAGGCTCAGCAGGAAGCGGGAGCAAACGACGACTGAGCAGTGAGGACAGTTCCTTGGAGCCAGATCTGGCCGAACTGAGCCTGGACGACAGCAGCCTAGCCCTGGGTGCAGAAGCTAGCACCTTTGGCAGATTCCCTGAGAGCCCACCACCTTGCCCTCCTCCTGGTGGCTCCCGTGGCCCTTCTACCTTTCTCCCTGAACCCCCAGATACTTATGAAGAAGATGGTGGTGTGTACTTCTCAGAAGGGCCTGAACCTCCCACAGTCTCTGCAGGTCCCCCTGGCCTACTtcctggggaggtccatacccgGGATGACCTCCCTTCCACAGATGAAAGTGGCAGTGGGCTTCCCAAAACAAAAGAGGTGGCCCCTGCGGTTGGAGAGGAAGATGATGACTATCAGGCTTATTATCTGAATGCCCAGGATGGAGCTGGGGGCGAGGAAGAGAAGGCTGAGGGAGGGGCTGGAGAGGAGCATGACCTATTTGCTGGCTTGAAGCCGCTGGAACAGGAGAGCCGTATGGAG GTGTTATTTGCCTGTGCTGAGGCCCTTCATGCACATGGCTATAGTAGTGAGGCCTCCCGCCTCACCGTGGAACTCGCCCAGGACCTGCTAGCCAACCCACCCGACCTCAAGGTAGAGCCGCCCCCTGCCAAG GGCAAGAAGAACAAGGTATCCACAAGCCGTCAGACCTGGGTGGCTACCAACACCTTAACCAAGGCAGCCTTCCTGTTGACAGTGCTAAGTGAACGCCCAgagcaccacaacctggccttcCGAGTTGGCATGTTTGCCCTGGAGCTGCAGAGGCCCCCAGCTTCTACTAAGGCCCTAGAG GTGAAGCTGGCATACCAGGAATCTGAGGTGGCTGCCCTGCTCAAGAAGATTCCTCGAGGTCCTAGTGAGATGAGTACCATGCGGTGCCGGGCAGAAGAGCTTCGTGAGGGGACACTGTGTGACTATCGGCCTGTGTTACCCCTCATGCTGGCCAGTTTCATCTTTGATGTTCTGTGTGCTCCAG TGGTTTCTCCTACGGGTTCCCGGCCTCCAAATCGCAACTGGAACAATGAGATGCCTGGGGATGAAGAACTAGGATTTGAAGCAGCAGTTGCTGCCTTGG GCATGAAGACGACAGTGAGTGAAGCAGAGCATCCCCTTCTTTGTGAAGGTACACGTCGGGAGAAGGGTGACCTGGCATTGGCATTAATGATCACTTACAAGGATGACCAGGCCAAGCTCAAAAAA ATCTTAGACAAACTCTTGGACCGTGAAAGCCAGACTCACAAGCCACAGACACTGAGTTCGTTCTATTCATCCAGCCGTCCAGCCACAGCCAGCCAGAGGTCTCCTTCAAAGCATGGGGCTCCATCTGCTGCAGGGGCCCTGCAGCCACTGACTTCAGGCTCTGCAGGGCCCACTCAGCCAGGAAGTGTGGCAGGGGCTGGGCCAGGCCCCACTGAGGGCTTCTCAGAGAATGTACCTG AGACTTCCCCACATTCCCCTTGTGAAGCTCTGCCTTCTGAGGCAGCTTTGACCCCAAGGCCAGAAGGGAAGGTCCCTAGCCGCCTGGCACTGGGCAGTCGTGGAGGCTATAATGGAAGGGGTTGGGGCTCCCCTGGGCGGCCAAAGAAGAAGCACACAG GTATGGCCAGCATTGACAGCAGTGCCCCTGAAACTACATCGGATAGTTCCCCCACCTTAAGCCGGAGGCCACTTCGAGGGGGCTGGGCCCCCACCTCGTGGGGTCGAGGACAAGACAGCGACAGCATTAGCAGCTCTTCCTCAGACTCCCTAGGCTCCTCATCCTCCAGTGGAAGTCGCCGGGCCAGTGCCAGTGGAGGGGCCCGAGTGAAAACAGTTGAAGTTGGCAG GTACAAGGGCCGCCGTCCTGAGAGTCATGCTCCCCATGTACCCAATCAGCCATCAGAGGCGGCTGCACACTTCTACTTCGAGCTGGCGAAGACCGTGCTGATCAAGGCAGGGGGCAACAGCAGCACTTCCATTTTCACACACCCTTCTTCCTCAGGGGGCCACCAGGGTCCTCACCGCAACCTGCACCTTTGCGCCTTTGAGATTGGGCTTTATGCCCTTGGCCTGCACAACTTTGTTTCTCCCAACTGGCTCTCACGTACCTATTCTTCCCATGTTTCCTGGATTACAG GCCAAGCAATGGAGATTGGCAGTGCAGCCCTGACTATACTGGTAGAATGCTGGGATGGGCACCTGACGCCCCCTGAGGTTGCTTCCCTAGCTGACAGAGCATCACGGGCACGGGACTCCAATATGGTGAGGGCAGCAGCAGAACTAGCCCTAAGCTGCCTGCCTCACGCCCATGCATTGAACCCGAATGAGATCCAGCGGGCACTGGTACAGTGCAAGGAGCAG GATAACCTGATGTTGGAGAAAGCCTGCATGGCTGTGGAAGAGGCTGCGAAGGGTGGGGGTGTATACCCCGAAGTGTTATTTGAGGTTGCTCATCAGTGGTTCTGGCTGTATGAGCAAACAGCAGGTGGCTCTTCAACATCCCGTGAAGGGGCTACAAGCTGTAGTGCCAGTGGGATCAGAGCAGCTGGGGAGGCTGGACGGGGACTGTCTGAGGGGAGAGGGGGCCCAGGAGCCGAGCCAGTTACagtggcggcggcggcagcagtGACAGCAGCAGCCACAGTGGTGCCAGTCATCTCAGTGGGTTCCGGTTTATATCCGAGTCCAGCACTGGGGCATGGTCATTCCCCTGGCCTACACCCCTACACTGCTCTACAGCCCCACCTACCCTGCAGCCCTCAGTACCTCACCCACCCAGCTCACCCTATGCCTCATATGCCCCGGCCTGCTGTCTTCCCTGTGCCCAGCTCTGCATACCCACAG GGTGTGCATCCTGCATTCCTGGGGGCTCAGTACCCTTACTCAGTGACTCCCCCCTCACTTGCTGCCACTGCTGTGTCTTTCCCCGTCCCTTCTATGGCACCCATCACAGTACATCCCTACCACACAGAGCCAGGGCTTCCACTGCCCACCAGTGTGGCCT TGAGCAGTGTTCACCCAGCATCCACATTTCCAGCCATTCAGGGTACCTCACTGCCTGCCCTGACCACACAGCCTAGCCCTCTGGTGAGCGGgggtttcccaccaccagaggaagAAACCCACAGCCAGCCTGTCAACCCTCATAGCCTACACCACCTGCACGCTGCCTACCGAGTTG GAATGCTGGCACTGGAGATGCTGGGTCGTCGGGCACCCAATGATCACCCCAACAACTTCTCCCGTTCTCCCCCCTACACTGATGATGTCAAATGGTTGCTGGGACTGGCAGCAAAGCTGG gagTGAACTACGTGCACCAGTTCTGTGTGGGGGCAGCCAAGGGGGTGCTGAGCCCGTTTGTGCTGCAGGAGATCGTCATGGAGACGCTGCAGCGGCTGAGCCCAGCTCATGCCCACAACCACCTGCGCGCCCCGGCCTTCCACCAACTGGTGCAGCGCTGCCAGCAGGCATACATGCAG TACATCCACCACCGCCTGATTCACCTGACCCCTGCAGACTACGACGACTTTGTGAATGCCATCTGCAGTGCCCGCAGCGCCTTCTGCCTGACACCCATGGGCATGATGCAGTTCAACGACATACTGCAGAACCTCAAGCGCAGCAAACAGACCAAGGAGCTGTGGCGGCGAGTCTCACTCGAGATGACCACCTTTTCTCCCTGA